Proteins from a genomic interval of Actinomycetes bacterium:
- a CDS encoding CDP-alcohol phosphatidyltransferase family protein, which translates to MADQQHRPDAQQRPARPTIAELRAVTQPESVRGRRNSEHWTADLYQRRVSPYLTRWLLATAITANGVTVLMIVTGAAAGAALLVPGLVGAGLALLLGQLQMLWDCCDGEVARWRRTFSPTGFFLDKLGHTVAEAAIPLALGVRADGGLDSLGGWTTLGAVLAVLVLVNKSLNDAVHLARAASDLPRLADRAEEAAPQVSTVRRLRSLARFVPFHRVFHSVEMTLLAFLAAVGDALAGGDVPATRWLLAVLVPVAGLTVVGHLVAILTSRRLR; encoded by the coding sequence GTGGCTGACCAGCAGCACCGGCCGGACGCTCAGCAACGGCCGGCCCGGCCGACGATCGCCGAGCTGCGCGCGGTCACCCAGCCCGAGTCGGTCCGCGGCCGGCGCAACTCCGAGCACTGGACCGCCGACCTCTACCAGCGCCGGGTCTCGCCCTACCTGACCCGCTGGCTGCTCGCCACGGCGATCACGGCCAACGGCGTCACCGTCCTGATGATCGTCACCGGGGCCGCGGCCGGCGCGGCCCTGCTGGTGCCCGGCCTGGTCGGGGCCGGGCTGGCCCTCCTGCTCGGCCAGCTGCAGATGCTGTGGGACTGCTGCGACGGCGAGGTCGCCCGGTGGCGGCGGACCTTCTCGCCGACCGGCTTCTTCCTCGACAAGCTCGGGCACACCGTCGCCGAGGCGGCCATCCCCCTCGCCCTCGGGGTGCGTGCCGACGGCGGGCTCGACTCGCTCGGCGGCTGGACGACGCTCGGTGCCGTCCTGGCCGTCCTGGTGCTGGTCAACAAGTCGCTCAACGACGCCGTGCACCTGGCCCGCGCGGCCAGCGACCTGCCGCGGCTGGCCGACCGGGCGGAGGAGGCGGCGCCACAGGTCTCCACGGTCCGCCGGCTGCGTTCGCTGGCGCGCTTCGTGCCGTTCCACCGGGTGTTCCACTCGGTCGAGATGACGCTGCTCGCCTTCCTGGCCGCGGTCGGCGACGCCCTCGCCGGTGGCGACGTCCCGGCGACCCGCTGGCTGCTGGCGGTGCTCGTCCCGGTCGCCGGGCTCACCGTCGTCGGGCACCTGGTGGCGATCCTGACCTCGCGACGGCTGCGGTGA
- a CDS encoding DUF5941 domain-containing protein, whose protein sequence is MTGPAHPTAAAGLEALADRLAGGSGPAVLVAEDLQLHPAALDELTRDPRPTTAALVGRTGDGDVRPDGPARLRRRGGRVISVGTPDHVVTDPDGVFVGALRVGGGERATAAAAARSAAGTAARLGWAGDPLDLLLLALVRGGLPVAAVVLDPWPWRRGAQAPDRDAFAARVAAAGADEVHRTRLARATKADDGLVASFLSRPVARRLTPVALRLGLTPNAVTVASLLVGLAAAVLFGVGDRWALLAGAVLLQLSLVVDCVDGDVARYTRRFSATGAWLDASTDRLKEFACYAGLALGAGGADGSAWTLAVAMLTLQTARHSIDYTFTAVKEDREGESGVLPLDEPADAAAAAAGSASARAVQASERSNRRSGIRWAKKALHLGIGERWLVISVLAALGLPAAALAVLLCLGVVSLAYTSAGRTLRTRTWPRTAVQPPSARERSVVAAQADLAPVVPPAVAARALTARPDRFLWLRPALLRAAEYTCVALVVAAVAPDGLLPAYALLLVVASHHYDDLYRVVNRLDAPAAWSSWLGLGGPGRLAAVLLLAAAGGSVLVGGLWVLAALLGILYLVVEPLRVLREVRAAPTPAPEITGG, encoded by the coding sequence GTGACCGGCCCGGCCCACCCCACGGCCGCGGCCGGCCTCGAGGCGCTCGCTGACCGCCTGGCCGGGGGCTCCGGTCCGGCGGTGCTGGTCGCCGAGGACCTGCAGCTGCACCCGGCCGCGCTCGACGAGCTGACTCGTGACCCCCGGCCGACGACCGCAGCCTTGGTAGGGCGCACCGGCGACGGGGACGTCCGACCGGACGGCCCCGCCCGGCTGCGCCGCCGCGGGGGGCGGGTCATCTCCGTCGGCACGCCCGACCACGTGGTGACCGACCCGGACGGCGTCTTCGTCGGGGCGCTGCGGGTCGGGGGCGGCGAGCGCGCGACCGCGGCCGCGGCGGCTCGCTCGGCAGCCGGCACCGCCGCCCGGCTGGGCTGGGCCGGCGACCCGCTGGACCTGCTGCTGCTGGCGCTGGTGCGGGGCGGCCTGCCGGTCGCCGCCGTGGTGCTGGACCCGTGGCCCTGGCGTCGGGGGGCGCAGGCGCCGGACCGTGACGCCTTCGCGGCCCGGGTCGCCGCGGCCGGTGCCGACGAGGTCCACCGCACCCGGCTGGCCCGGGCGACCAAGGCCGACGACGGACTGGTGGCCTCCTTCCTGAGCCGGCCGGTGGCCCGCCGGCTGACCCCGGTCGCGCTGCGCTTGGGCCTGACCCCCAACGCCGTCACGGTGGCCTCCCTGCTGGTCGGGCTCGCCGCCGCCGTCCTGTTCGGTGTCGGGGACCGGTGGGCCCTGCTGGCCGGCGCGGTGCTGCTGCAGCTGTCGCTCGTCGTCGACTGCGTCGACGGCGACGTGGCGCGCTACACCCGCCGGTTCAGCGCGACCGGTGCGTGGCTGGACGCCTCCACCGACCGCCTGAAGGAGTTCGCCTGCTACGCCGGCCTGGCCCTGGGCGCCGGAGGGGCCGACGGGTCGGCCTGGACGCTGGCGGTCGCCATGCTGACGCTGCAGACGGCCCGGCACAGCATCGACTACACCTTCACCGCGGTGAAGGAGGACCGTGAGGGCGAGAGCGGCGTCCTGCCCCTCGACGAGCCCGCCGACGCGGCGGCTGCAGCAGCCGGCTCCGCGAGCGCCCGCGCCGTGCAGGCCTCGGAGCGCAGCAACCGCCGGTCGGGCATCCGGTGGGCCAAGAAGGCGCTGCACCTCGGCATCGGTGAGCGGTGGTTGGTCATCTCGGTGCTGGCCGCGCTGGGCCTCCCGGCAGCCGCCCTGGCCGTCCTGCTCTGCCTGGGCGTCGTCTCGCTCGCCTACACGAGTGCCGGGCGCACCCTGCGCACCCGGACCTGGCCGCGGACCGCGGTGCAGCCCCCGTCGGCCCGCGAGCGCTCGGTGGTCGCCGCGCAGGCCGACCTGGCACCGGTCGTGCCGCCGGCCGTCGCTGCCCGGGCGCTGACCGCGCGACCGGACCGCTTCCTGTGGCTGCGCCCGGCGCTGCTGCGCGCAGCGGAGTACACCTGCGTCGCGCTGGTCGTGGCGGCGGTGGCGCCGGACGGGCTGCTGCCGGCGTACGCCCTCCTGCTGGTGGTGGCCTCGCACCACTACGACGACCTCTACCGGGTGGTGAACCGCCTCGACGCGCCCGCGGCCTGGTCGTCCTGGCTCGGGCTCGGCGGCCCCGGCCGGCTCGCCGCGGTGCTGCTGCTCGCCGCCGCCGGCGGCAGCGTGCTGGTGGGGGGCCTATGGGTGCTGGCCGCCCTGCTCGGCATCCTGTACCTCGTGGTGGAGCCGCTGCGGGTGCTGCGCGAGGTGCGGGCGGCCCCGACCCCGGCGCCGGAGATCACCGGTGGCTGA
- a CDS encoding glycosyltransferase, with the protein MSSRPVGRSVGAVVLSMGTRPEELPRAMESLLAQTGVDLDVVVVGNGWEPTGLPPEVRTVHLPENVGIPQGRNVGAAAVSGDVIFFYDDDAFLPTDDVVSQLVDVLQADPRVGAVQPRPVDPDGRPSPGRWVPRPGGRDPLRPGVVAWVWEGTFAVRRDAFEGAGGWPGHFFYGHEGIELIWRVWDQGFVGWYAPEIVVNHPATSPTRHAVYWRMNARNRVWVARRNLPWPLVLPYLLTWVLVTLARVRSGPAMRAWVAGFGEGLGSGAGERRPMSWRTVWRLTRAGRPPVL; encoded by the coding sequence GTGAGCTCGCGTCCGGTCGGCCGCAGCGTCGGGGCCGTCGTGCTGAGCATGGGCACCCGTCCCGAGGAGCTCCCCCGGGCGATGGAGTCGCTGCTCGCCCAGACCGGCGTCGACCTCGACGTGGTGGTGGTCGGCAACGGCTGGGAGCCGACCGGTCTGCCGCCGGAGGTGCGCACCGTCCACCTGCCCGAGAACGTCGGCATCCCCCAGGGCCGCAACGTCGGTGCCGCCGCGGTGAGCGGCGACGTGATCTTCTTCTACGACGACGACGCCTTCCTGCCCACCGACGACGTGGTATCGCAACTGGTCGACGTCCTGCAGGCCGACCCGCGGGTCGGCGCGGTGCAGCCGCGCCCGGTCGACCCGGACGGTCGGCCCTCGCCCGGTCGCTGGGTGCCCCGGCCGGGCGGGCGGGACCCGCTGCGGCCGGGCGTGGTGGCGTGGGTGTGGGAGGGCACCTTCGCCGTCCGTCGCGACGCGTTCGAGGGCGCCGGCGGCTGGCCCGGCCACTTCTTCTACGGCCACGAGGGCATCGAGCTGATCTGGCGGGTCTGGGACCAGGGCTTCGTCGGCTGGTACGCGCCCGAGATCGTCGTCAACCACCCGGCCACCAGCCCCACCCGGCACGCCGTCTACTGGCGGATGAACGCCCGTAACCGGGTCTGGGTCGCCCGCCGCAACCTGCCCTGGCCGCTGGTGCTGCCGTACCTGCTCACCTGGGTCCTGGTGACCCTGGCCCGGGTCCGGTCCGGCCCGGCGATGCGCGCGTGGGTCGCCGGCTTCGGCGAGGGGCTGGGCAGCGGTGCCGGGGAGCGCCGCCCGATGTCGTGGCGCACCGTGTGGCGGCTCACCCGGGCGGGCCGACCGCCGGTCCTGTGA